In Gaiellales bacterium, the genomic window CTGGTGGAGCTCGTCGACGCCCTCGCCGCGGGAGAGGTCGACCCGCACCGGCTCGCTGGTCACGAGCGCGAGCGGGCGTGTCTCTGTCCGTGCCATTGCACCTCTCCCTTCGAGTAAACGCATCGGTCGTGGGCAGATACCCGCTCCCTGGAGGGGCAAACCGTTAGGTGTCAGCCGGGTTGCGGGGCCGGCGGCCGCGCCGAGCAGGAGACCGCGTTCGTACACGAGGTGCGCCGCTTCTCCCCGTTCTTCCCGGCCATCGGCGGCCGGACGCTGACGGAGTCGGAGTGGCGCGGCGAACCGCTGCCGCGCGGGCAGTGGATCCTGCTTGACGTCCACGGGACCGACCGCGACCCGCGCGCATGGGAACAGCTCATGCGGCCGACGGGTGCAGGATCACCTTGATCGCGCCGTCCTGCTTCTTCTGGAACATCTCGTACGCGCGCGGGGCGTCCTCGAGCGGCAGGTGGTGGGTCGCCAGGTCCTCAACCCCGAGCGGATCGCCGTCGCCCTCGACCAGCGGCAGGATGTCCGGAATCCAGCGGTGGACGTTGGCCTGCCCCATCCGCAGCTGGATCTGCTTGTCGAACAGCTCCATCATCGGCAGCGGGTCGGCCATGCCGCCGTAGACGCCGCTCAGCGAGATCGTCCCGCCGCGGCGGACGGCGTCGATGGCGTTTCGCAGCACCCGCAGGCGGTCGATGCCGGCCTTCTCCATCACCGGGGCGGCGACCCTGTCGGGCAGCCGCGCCGTCAGGTCCTGGGCCATCTTCGCGACGGGCGCGCCGTGGGCCTCCATGCCGACCGCGTCGATGACGCTGTCGGTGCCGCGTCCGCCCGTGCGCTCCTTGATCGCCTCGATCACGTCGCCGTTGGCCGTCACGTCGATCGTGTCGACGCCGTACTTGCGCGCCAGGTCGATCCGCTCGGGCACGAGGTCGATCCCGATCACCCGGCCGGCGCCGCGGTGCAGCGCGATCCGGCAGCACATCTGACCGATCGGGCCGAGCCCGAAGACCGCGACCGTCCCGCCCTCGGGGACGGCGGCGTACTCGACGGCCTGCCAGGCCGTGGGGACCACGTCGGAGAGGTAGACGAAGCGCTCGTCGGGCGGGCCCTCCGGCACCTTGATCGGCCCGAAGTGGGCCTGGGGGACGCGCAGGAGCTCCGCCTGGCCGCCGGGCACCTGGCCGTACAGCTTCGTATAGCCGAGC contains:
- a CDS encoding zinc-dependent alcohol dehydrogenase, coding for MKALTWHGRRDVRVETVPDPTIEDDTDAIVRVTSSGICGSDLHLYEVLGAFLEEGDVLGHEPMGIVEAVGSGVSHIQPGDRVVVPFNISCGHCFMCDQGLFSQCETTQVRDHDKGAALLGYTKLYGQVPGGQAELLRVPQAHFGPIKVPEGPPDERFVYLSDVVPTAWQAVEYAAVPEGGTVAVFGLGPIGQMCCRIALHRGAGRVIGIDLVPERIDLARKYGVDTIDVTANGDVIEAIKERTGGRGTDSVIDAVGMEAHGAPVAKMAQDLTARLPDRVAAPVMEKAGIDRLRVLRNAIDAVRRGGTISLSGVYGGMADPLPMMELFDKQIQLRMGQANVHRWIPDILPLVEGDGDPLGVEDLATHHLPLEDAPRAYEMFQKKQDGAIKVILHPSAA